TtttagattttgttgttgttattaaagattttatttttaagtaatctctatatccaacataGGACTCAAACCCACAGCTCccagatcaaaagtcacatgctccaccaactgagccagccaggcatccctgcatttttagatatttatttatttattatttaagtaatctctacacccaacatgtggCTTAACTCAttaccccaagatgaagagttgcacaCCCTTCCAATTGAGCCGGCCAGACATGGTGCCCACCACTGAGTATTATAGCAGCTCACACCTGAGATACCAGGGTGAATCTACACTGAGAACAATGAAACCaagaagtgagggaaaaaaaatgttttgaccCAGATCTAGATTGTTCTACCACTAAAATACTTAGGCAGTGATGAGCACGGGTCTAAATGATTTGACTTTTCTAACAGTCTGGCTGAAAATCAAGGAGACAAAACGGGATGAAGCAGaagcagatgtttttaaaaagtcaaattaggaaaattgaaaatgaatgaaatgccaCCTGAAATCAGCTAGAGACGTGGAGACCTGTTCTTCTCAAGTCCATTTAACACAATGCAATACAAATTAAATACACTGCACATAAAATGCATCTGACCCTTCCTATCGAATTGTATGAATCTGCATAAAATGGGCTTTCTGCGGTTGTCCCCACCATcaagaaaaggagggggaggatTGTTATAAATCtcattattttcctaattaaatAACCCTGGCTTCAAACGGTTCAATTTGCAGTTTAGGAAGGATTATTTGCCAATTGACACTGAATCAGAACAGGTGCTATTGTGTTCACAGCTTTTAAGCTATTGGGATTTTTACATCTGGATGCCAGAGCTAATCAGAaggcattttctctcttttctatctGTCTTCACTATCTGAAGCAGAGTTTAAAGCTTCTCAGGATATTTTGTAACTCATTAGTTTTTGGCATCCTCTACAACCATATTGGCCAATatgattcattctttctttgagCACAATTAGCTGTGAAAACAGATCTTAGAACAGACTCCCTCCACCCGCAAAGGATTACTGAAGGTAGGAAATGCAGGTGATTATCAGAGTTTGCCTTTGATACAGACATCCTGCTCTTCTGCTAACCCTTTGAACTAACTTTGATATGCAATAATTAAGAGGGATTCAACCCCTGGAGGAGAAGCCGCTGTggccctgccccttctctccttctattGAATCCTTGTTTTGAACTATTGATCAAACAGATTTAAAGGGATTTGTTGAAGCCTGTGTGCGgtaaggaggaaggaaatgaaggaggaggggggtggagagagatggggggcaCATCTGGTATAAATAGTTTCACACACCTTACTGGGACGAAGATTTGCTTCTCCTTTGGGAAAAGCAATTCCAGACGACCTTGAAGGGTTTACATTTTGCTCTCTTGGGGGTTTAGAGCAGCCCAGTTTGGAGGACATGGAGAGGCAATTAAAGGATGGCGGTGGTGGTCTTGCTGGGGCTCAGCTGGTTCTGCGCCCCCTTGGGAGCTCTGGTTCTGGACTTCAACAACATCAAGAGCTCTGCAGATGTGCACGGGGCTCGGAAGGTAAAGTGCCACTAAGGGAGCAAGGGGCAGTTCACGGGGGTAAGGCTCACTGAGCGGCAAGTTGGCAAATGGATGCAGGGGTTGATGTGACCCACTAGAGGAAAAACATCAAATAGGAATGGCACAAACACCAGCACTATATGTACTTAACATGTGGCTCAGCTTCTCGAGGTAATAGATATACATCAAAATCTCATCATCATCTGTAAGACACACATGGGAaggcattttcttccattttcacaaagagcacaagaaaatgaaatcctgAGTTTTAAAAGTAGGACAATTTTTCGAACACAACCTTTGTAGCACATAGGTTTCGTCAGTGGAGATTTGATCTCCCCTTTGTGGGAGAAAACCAATTATATTGAAAAATTAAGGTGCCACCAAGGGTCTTTCGCTACATGCACAGTGCCACTATGACTTGGCTTCCTCCACCTTCCACTTTGGATTAGAAGTCCTCTTACACCTTGTTGGGTTCCCCAGCCCTGTGACAAGTTTTTCCTTACAGGGTTCACAGTGCCTGTCTGACAAGGACTGCAGTTCCAGAAAATTCTGCCTCAAACCCCAAGATGAGAAGCCATTCTGTGCTACGTGTCGTGGGTTACGAAGGAGGTGCCAACGTCAGGCCATGTGCTGCCCTGGGACGCTCTGCATGAACGGTAAGCTCTCGTAAACCCTTGCAGCATGGCGCGGCTCCAAGAACAGTGGATTTCCACTGGTTTCCACAGCATCTGAGTCTCATAGGCTAGAATATTCCAAGATAGGCACTCTCTGAAGGTCTCCTGGATTCACGCTTGAAGTCATTTATGCAGCTGCCTTTTCTTAATgcaataaaatagtttatttcctGGCAATAATTTTTGTCAACTTACAGATAATGATTTTAAAGGAAGGGTTCAAGATGGAatctttcaaattctttcattttcacttgGATTCCACTAATTACTTAACTACTTTCCTTGCCATATGTGCATATAAATATTTAGTGCATATGTCCCAGAAATCATGAAAGTTATATATAAACTGAAGGCAGGGGTACTGCCAAACTGTGTAACAGTGTAATAATTAGCATGTCTGTGGTCATAATCCTTGAAGTTAATAACTAACCACACCTGGTTGTCTCTCAGATGTTTGTACAATGGAAGATGCAGCGCCAATGTTGGAGAGGCAGATCGATGACCAAGATCATGTGCACACAAAAGGAACAACTGAGCATCCAATTCAGGAAAACAAACCCAAAAGGAAGCCAAATATTAAGAAATCACAAGGCAGTAAGGGTAAGAGAAGCATTATGAGCACTTtcgttttttttaaaggaaaacatttcttggggcgcctggatggctcactgcattaagcatctgcctacagttcaggtcatgatctcatgggtcctgggatcgagcccctgctcattgggaagcctgcttctccctctccctctgaccctccccctgctcgtgctcactctctctcaaataaataaaagcctaaaaaagaagaacatgtCCTCCTCCTAGGCTATTAAGGATAGGCTGAACCTGACTTGATTCCTCCCCACTTCAGAAACACAGAGGGATTttgtcctgtttcttttttttttttaaagattttatttatttatttatttgagagagagagagagggaaacagcatgagaggggggagggtcagagggagaagcaggctccccgctgagccgggagccccatgtgggactcgatcccaagaccccgggatcatgacctgagccgaaggcagtcgcttaaccaactgagccacccaggcgcccttctgtcCTGTTTCTAATCTCTCTCCATCCATAGCTAGGAAGATCATGTAGGGAGTAGCATAAGGCAGTCAGCCCGTCAAGAGGACAGGGGACTAGCCATAATTATGAACTGGTTAGCAAAAAAACCTTTAAGTGAATTTTACACATACATGTTTTTATTGTCTGTAATTTAACAAATGGAGGTTTCCCCTTCTTGGTcttcaggatacaaaataaaagagaaatgaaagtaggTGCCTTAGCTTCTTATTCTCGGACAAAATACAAACTTCACTAAGATGAAACTTTTTACAAAATTGTAGTCTCAAATTCCAATCTTGGACATAAAATAATTGGAATGTCTGAAGGCAGTGAATTGGCCAGTTTGTGTCTCCAGGTTAAGCAGCCCCTTTATAAGTCATGGTCTGTGTCCGTATAAATCCCATTTAATAAAACACTGATAAGGGATACTGATTTCATTCCCCAAGGCCGGAAATCTcatctttctttgaaaatgttttaactttataaaacaaattctatTAGGTAGggctaaaatttccatttcatctaCTTTGGGC
The sequence above is a segment of the Zalophus californianus isolate mZalCal1 chromosome 2, mZalCal1.pri.v2, whole genome shotgun sequence genome. Coding sequences within it:
- the DKK4 gene encoding dickkopf-related protein 4, producing the protein MAVVVLLGLSWFCAPLGALVLDFNNIKSSADVHGARKGSQCLSDKDCSSRKFCLKPQDEKPFCATCRGLRRRCQRQAMCCPGTLCMNDVCTMEDAAPMLERQIDDQDHVHTKGTTEHPIQENKPKRKPNIKKSQGSKGQEGERCLRTFDCGAGLCCARHFWTKICKPVLLEGEVCSRRGQKDTAQAPEIFQRCDCGPGLLCRNQVTGNQQHARLRVCQKI